From a single Betaproteobacteria bacterium genomic region:
- a CDS encoding argininosuccinate synthase — MSDVKKVVLAYSGGLDTSVILKWLQDVYQCEVITFTADIGQGGEVEPARKKALAMGIKKQNIFIEDLREEFVRDYVFPMFRANTVYEGEYLLGTSIARPLIAKHMIEIARKTGADAVSHGATGKGNDQVRFELGAYALMPNVKIIAPWREWDLLSREKLLNYAAKHKIPVDFKKRKGGGAPYSMDANLLHISYEGGILEDPAFEPEDSMWRITVSPEKAPNKPEIIELEYKLGDIVGINGKKLSPATVLTELNRLGGKHGIGRLDMVENRYVGMKSRGCYETPGGTIMLRGHRAMESITMDREVLALKDDLMPRYGRMIYNGYWFSPERQLLQGLIDESQKTVNGTVKLKLYKGTVLVVSRESKTDSLFDQTISTFEDDGGAYNQADAAGFIKLNALRMRIAGNKAALRKKSVKQGKREPKGDA; from the coding sequence ATGAGCGACGTAAAAAAAGTGGTGCTGGCGTATTCGGGTGGCCTGGATACTTCCGTGATCCTGAAGTGGTTGCAGGATGTTTACCAATGTGAAGTCATTACCTTCACGGCTGACATCGGCCAGGGCGGTGAGGTGGAACCCGCGCGCAAAAAGGCGCTGGCGATGGGTATCAAGAAGCAGAACATCTTCATCGAAGACCTGCGCGAAGAATTCGTGCGCGATTATGTGTTCCCGATGTTTCGTGCCAATACGGTATACGAAGGCGAGTACTTGCTGGGCACTTCCATTGCGCGTCCGCTGATCGCCAAGCACATGATCGAAATCGCCCGCAAAACTGGTGCCGATGCGGTCTCGCATGGCGCGACTGGCAAAGGCAATGATCAGGTACGTTTCGAGCTGGGCGCCTATGCGCTGATGCCGAATGTAAAAATCATTGCACCGTGGCGGGAATGGGATTTGCTGTCGCGCGAGAAACTGCTGAACTACGCGGCCAAGCACAAGATTCCGGTCGATTTCAAGAAACGCAAAGGGGGCGGCGCACCATATTCGATGGACGCAAACCTGCTGCACATTTCGTATGAAGGTGGCATCCTTGAAGATCCCGCCTTTGAACCGGAAGACAGCATGTGGCGCATCACGGTTTCACCGGAGAAGGCGCCAAACAAACCGGAAATCATTGAACTCGAGTACAAGCTGGGCGATATCGTAGGCATCAATGGCAAGAAACTCTCGCCCGCGACGGTGCTGACCGAATTGAATCGCCTCGGCGGCAAGCACGGTATCGGACGCCTCGACATGGTTGAAAACCGCTATGTCGGCATGAAATCACGCGGCTGCTACGAGACGCCCGGCGGCACCATCATGCTGCGCGGGCATCGTGCGATGGAATCGATCACCATGGATCGCGAAGTGCTGGCGCTGAAAGATGACCTGATGCCGCGTTACGGTCGCATGATCTACAACGGTTACTGGTTCTCGCCTGAGCGGCAACTGCTGCAGGGCTTGATTGACGAATCGCAAAAGACGGTCAACGGCACGGTGAAACTGAAACTCTATAAAGGTACCGTGCTGGTGGTGAGCCGCGAATCGAAAACCGATTCCCTGTTCGACCAAACCATCTCCACTTTTGAAGACGACGGCGGCGCATACAATCAGGCCGATGCAGCAGGCTTTATCAAGCTCAATGCGCTACGCATGCGTATTGCGGGCAACAAGGCCGCGTTGCGCAAGAAAAGCGTCAAGCAAGGCAAGCGCGAGCCGAAAGGTGACGCGTAA
- a CDS encoding aspartate aminotransferase family protein has product MQSPHQMNTYKPAPVAFTHGQGAWLYTTDGRRMLDALAGIAVSGLGHAHPKLVKAIAEQAGKIIHTSNLVNIPEQAALADKLCALADMDNVFFGNSGSEANECAIKLARLYGHQRGVANPHIIVMERAWHGRTLATLAATGSRKAQAGFEPLVTGFIRVSYNDIEAIRAIAQHNKDVVAVLTEVVQGEGGIVPARADYLKGLRELTAQKQWLLMIDEVQSGMGRTGKWFAHQWAGITPDVMPLAKGLGSGVPIGACLAKGVAANLFKPGNHGTTFGGGPLVSVAALRTLEIMEEEGLLANAVKMGGIMKDAFQQALAGVPGVKEIRGMGLMMGIELDRPCGEIVNMALASDIFTNVTQDSVIRLLPPLIINESEAREIVARLVPVIKSFLGQVSKAAA; this is encoded by the coding sequence ATGCAATCCCCACACCAGATGAATACCTACAAGCCCGCGCCGGTCGCATTTACGCACGGTCAGGGCGCCTGGCTATACACGACCGACGGTCGACGAATGCTCGACGCGCTGGCAGGGATTGCCGTTTCCGGACTCGGGCATGCCCATCCAAAGCTGGTGAAAGCCATCGCCGAACAGGCAGGGAAAATTATTCATACCTCGAATCTGGTGAACATTCCCGAGCAGGCCGCGCTGGCGGACAAGCTCTGTGCGCTGGCCGACATGGACAACGTGTTCTTTGGCAATTCTGGATCAGAAGCCAACGAATGCGCGATCAAGCTTGCGCGGCTTTATGGCCATCAGCGCGGCGTCGCGAATCCGCACATCATTGTCATGGAACGCGCATGGCATGGCCGTACGTTGGCGACACTTGCCGCAACCGGTTCACGGAAGGCGCAGGCGGGATTTGAGCCGCTGGTCACCGGATTTATCCGCGTATCGTACAACGATATTGAGGCGATTCGCGCCATCGCGCAACACAACAAGGACGTGGTCGCCGTGCTGACGGAGGTGGTGCAGGGCGAAGGCGGCATCGTTCCCGCACGCGCTGACTACTTGAAAGGACTGCGCGAGTTGACCGCGCAAAAGCAATGGTTGCTGATGATCGACGAGGTGCAGTCCGGCATGGGCCGCACCGGCAAATGGTTCGCGCATCAGTGGGCGGGAATTACGCCGGACGTGATGCCGCTGGCGAAAGGACTGGGTTCTGGCGTGCCGATTGGCGCGTGCCTGGCCAAGGGCGTTGCCGCCAATCTGTTCAAGCCTGGCAATCATGGCACCACTTTTGGTGGTGGACCGCTGGTGTCGGTCGCTGCGTTGCGTACGCTGGAAATCATGGAAGAAGAGGGTCTGCTTGCCAACGCGGTCAAAATGGGCGGAATCATGAAGGACGCATTTCAACAGGCGCTGGCCGGCGTGCCCGGCGTCAAGGAGATCCGCGGGATGGGTCTGATGATGGGTATCGAACTCGATCGCCCTTGCGGTGAAATCGTCAACATGGCGTTGGCGTCCGATATCTTCACCAATGTGACGCAGGACAGCGTGATCAGATTGCTGCCGCCGTTGATCATCAACGAGTCCGAGGCAAGGGAAATCGTGGCTCGACTGGTGCCGGTGATAAAGTCATTTCTTGGCCAAGTCAGTAAAGCAGCCGCGTAG
- the rpsT gene encoding 30S ribosomal protein S20 — protein sequence MANTKQAAKRARQATKQRSHNMAQRTELRTAIKKVTAAVATGDQAKAEAVYKTSSSTIDSIADKNIIHKNKAARHKSRLTAAIKAIGSKGQTAAQA from the coding sequence ATGGCAAATACCAAACAAGCCGCAAAACGTGCCCGCCAGGCAACCAAGCAACGCAGTCATAACATGGCGCAGCGCACCGAATTGCGCACCGCCATCAAGAAGGTGACGGCAGCCGTTGCCACTGGCGACCAGGCCAAGGCAGAAGCGGTGTACAAGACTTCCTCGTCGACGATCGATTCGATCGCCGACAAGAACATCATTCACAAAAACAAGGCTGCTCGTCACAAGAGCCGTCTGACCGCTGCGATCAAAGCAATCGGCTCGAAAGGCCAGACCGCCGCGCAAGCGTAA
- the murJ gene encoding murein biosynthesis integral membrane protein MurJ — translation MNLLKAAASVSAMTFLSRITGLIREIIGFNLFGAGASMDAFQVAWRIPNLLRRLFAEGAFSQAFMPVFAEYKARGSETNTKILADHVASLLAFILFIVTVIGVIAAPLLVYLTASGFSADAAKFELTVQLVRITFPYIFFVSLVALAAGILNSFSAFKAPAFTPVLLNLSVIAAAIWLAPRVNPPILALAIGTLVGGMVQLVFQIPALLRIGMLPRISFSSWRYRKDDGVVRILGLMAPAILGVSVAQISLLLNTQIASFLPTGSVSWLTAADRLMEFPSALLGVALGTVLLPSLVKSHTAQNPQEFSRLLDWGLRVTLLLTFPAALGLALLGTPLIATLLQHGRFTANDVLMSRAALIAYAVGLTGIILVKILAPGFYARQNVKTPVKIGIATLVITQAFNLAFVPLFAHAGLALSIGLGACVNAGLLYFFMRQQGIYTPQPEWLVFLLKLAVALYMMGGALWWASGTEAEWLMLDTLTKCVRLAWIIALGATVYFAALWAMGIRVRDFLKSGI, via the coding sequence ATGAACTTGCTGAAAGCTGCCGCATCTGTCTCCGCGATGACCTTTTTGTCGCGCATTACGGGGCTGATACGCGAGATTATTGGCTTCAACCTGTTTGGTGCGGGCGCCTCCATGGACGCATTTCAGGTTGCCTGGCGCATTCCGAATCTGCTCAGACGCCTGTTTGCCGAGGGCGCATTCAGTCAAGCCTTTATGCCGGTATTTGCAGAATACAAAGCCAGGGGAAGCGAAACAAACACAAAAATACTCGCCGACCATGTCGCCAGCTTGCTTGCATTCATATTGTTTATCGTCACCGTTATCGGGGTAATCGCGGCGCCATTGCTCGTCTACCTTACCGCATCAGGTTTTTCGGCCGATGCCGCCAAGTTTGAGCTCACGGTCCAACTCGTTCGCATTACCTTTCCCTACATCTTTTTTGTCTCGCTCGTGGCGCTTGCCGCAGGCATTCTCAACAGCTTCAGCGCCTTCAAGGCACCGGCATTCACGCCGGTGTTACTGAATCTCTCCGTCATTGCAGCGGCTATCTGGCTCGCGCCGAGAGTGAATCCACCCATTCTGGCGCTCGCCATCGGCACTTTGGTCGGTGGAATGGTGCAACTGGTCTTCCAGATTCCGGCTTTGCTACGCATTGGCATGTTGCCGCGCATTTCCTTTTCGTCCTGGCGTTACAGGAAAGATGACGGGGTGGTACGCATTCTGGGACTGATGGCGCCCGCGATATTGGGCGTCTCGGTTGCGCAGATTTCGTTATTGCTCAACACGCAGATAGCCTCGTTTCTGCCGACCGGCTCCGTCTCATGGTTGACCGCCGCTGATCGCCTGATGGAGTTTCCTTCCGCCCTGCTTGGCGTGGCACTGGGCACCGTATTGCTGCCGTCATTGGTAAAAAGTCATACGGCGCAAAATCCGCAGGAATTTTCAAGACTATTGGATTGGGGACTACGCGTCACGCTTTTGCTCACCTTCCCGGCTGCCCTCGGGCTCGCCTTGCTCGGCACACCACTCATCGCCACGCTATTGCAACATGGGAGATTCACCGCCAATGACGTATTGATGTCACGCGCCGCGCTCATCGCGTACGCAGTCGGGCTGACCGGCATCATTCTCGTCAAGATCCTCGCGCCCGGCTTTTATGCCCGCCAGAACGTCAAGACGCCGGTGAAGATCGGCATCGCAACGCTCGTGATCACGCAGGCATTCAATCTGGCCTTCGTGCCACTTTTTGCGCATGCCGGGCTGGCACTCTCGATCGGGTTGGGTGCTTGCGTGAACGCCGGCCTGCTGTATTTCTTCATGCGCCAGCAGGGCATTTACACGCCGCAGCCTGAGTGGCTGGTTTTCCTCTTGAAGCTCGCCGTTGCGTTGTACATGATGGGCGGCGCCCTGTGGTGGGCTTCTGGGACTGAGGCCGAATGGCTGATGCTGGACACGTTGACGAAATGCGTGCGGCTTGCATGGATCATTGCGCTCGGGGCCACTGTCTATTTCGCGGCGCTCTGGGCGATGGGCATCCGCGTGCGGGATTTCCTGAAAAGCGGTATTTGA
- a CDS encoding bifunctional riboflavin kinase/FAD synthetase, with amino-acid sequence MITLKLNRVLLNDVSPLALAIGNFDGVHLGHQAILAATLAAAHEHGLTPAAMSFEPLPREYFGRIRHDSPAPPARLMSLSEKLAAFAHAGIKLAFVPRFNAAFAGQSPDAFIARLVAMRVQWLMVGEDFRFGMRRAGDVATLRTAGDHYGFVVESIADIEKYDRRISSTAIRDALAGGNIPAASAMLGKPYRIVGRVKHGKKLGRTLGFPTANVTLGYGARQRNPAVSGVFAVRCRLVTRGLEGVAGKVGTILNGVANLGTNPVVSSENRHHLEVFLFDYAGDLYGQRLEVTFIEKIRDEQKFSSLDALVTQMHDDVAKANTIFADE; translated from the coding sequence ATGATCACGTTGAAGCTTAACCGCGTCCTCCTCAATGACGTGTCGCCGCTGGCGCTTGCCATCGGCAATTTCGACGGCGTACATCTGGGACATCAGGCGATACTCGCCGCAACCCTTGCCGCCGCACATGAGCACGGACTCACCCCCGCTGCAATGAGTTTTGAACCGTTGCCACGTGAGTACTTTGGCCGAATTCGCCACGATTCACCGGCTCCACCTGCCCGCTTGATGAGTTTGAGCGAAAAACTTGCGGCATTTGCGCATGCCGGTATCAAGCTCGCCTTCGTTCCCCGATTCAACGCCGCATTTGCCGGTCAGTCGCCGGACGCATTCATCGCGCGCCTGGTTGCGATGCGCGTTCAATGGCTGATGGTCGGCGAAGATTTTCGCTTTGGGATGCGGCGCGCGGGTGATGTGGCGACGTTACGCACAGCGGGTGATCATTATGGTTTCGTCGTGGAATCGATCGCCGATATTGAAAAGTACGACCGACGCATTTCATCGACAGCGATTCGCGATGCACTGGCCGGTGGCAATATTCCCGCCGCCAGCGCCATGCTGGGCAAGCCATATCGCATCGTGGGCCGAGTCAAACATGGCAAGAAACTCGGCCGCACCCTGGGCTTCCCGACCGCCAACGTAACGCTTGGCTATGGCGCGCGACAACGGAATCCCGCCGTCTCCGGCGTGTTTGCAGTAAGATGTCGGCTTGTAACTCGCGGGCTCGAGGGAGTGGCGGGCAAGGTCGGAACGATTCTTAACGGCGTCGCCAATCTTGGCACCAATCCGGTGGTTTCTTCTGAAAACCGCCATCATCTGGAAGTCTTCCTCTTCGATTACGCAGGCGATCTCTATGGCCAACGCCTGGAAGTCACCTTCATCGAAAAAATCCGCGACGAACAAAAATTTTCGAGCCTGGATGCGCTCGTCACGCAGATGCATGACGATGTTGCGAAGGCAAATACCATTTTTGCGGATGAGTGA
- the ileS gene encoding isoleucine--tRNA ligase, producing MDQKVDYKSTLNLPDTPFPMRGDLARREPNWVAEWQQRKLYERIRESSKGKPKFVLHDGPPYANAAIHIGHAVNKILKDVVVKSKQLAGFDAVYIPGWDCHGMPIEIFVEKQHGKNLPPEKLMSLARAHAESQVELQKADFMRLGVLGDWDHPYKTMDFATEAAEIRTLGKLFERGYVYRGLKPVNWCFDCQSALAEAEVEYEDKTSITIDVGFPIVDSEREKLARAFGLAKLPDGAVYAVIWTTTPWTIPANQALNAHPEFEYALVETSRGILLLATERVSDCLKAYALDGKIIASAKGQSLERIEFKHPFYDRVSPIFLGDYVTLDTGTGIVHSSPAYGVDDFNSCKRYGMTNDDILNPVMGDGRYVASLPIFGGLNIWKAQPEIVKAIEAAGALFQTSNIKHSYPHCWRHKTPTVFRATAQWFIGMDLKAPGDDQTLREMALAAIDATHFYPAWGQARLYGMIANRPDWCISRQRKWGTPIPFFLHKETQQPHPRTLEFLEAVAQRVEKEGIEAWQHITAEELLGNDAADYHKINDTLDVWLDSGATFNTVMALTPALVKPSTDGKPGQADLYLEGSDQHRGWFHSSLLVSCAINGRAPYENLLTHGFTVDGQGKKMSKSMGNAVAPQKISDTLGAEILRLWAGLTDYSGELSISDEILKRVVESYRRIRNTLRFLLANTADFDLSKDALPVEEWLEIDRYVLVLTDELQKKVLAHFEKFEFQPAMQAIQNFCSEDLGGFYLDILKDRLYTAGAKSQPRRAAQTALHHILQTLTRLIAPVLSFTAEEIWSTLNAGADESVFLHGYYALPGVGDAAELQARWARLREIRAMALKGIEDQRTAGTIGSSLQGELEFSAPGGDYDLLAKLENDLRFVMITSTASVQKSTATESVSVIVKPSTQQKCERCWHYRSDVGSNTDHPTICGRCVSNLFGEGEKRFYA from the coding sequence ATGGACCAAAAAGTTGACTACAAAAGCACGCTGAATCTTCCCGATACGCCGTTTCCCATGCGCGGCGATCTCGCACGGCGCGAACCGAACTGGGTCGCCGAATGGCAGCAGCGGAAGCTCTACGAAAGAATTCGCGAATCCTCAAAAGGCAAACCCAAGTTCGTCCTGCACGATGGCCCGCCCTATGCGAACGCGGCTATTCATATTGGGCATGCGGTCAACAAGATCCTGAAAGACGTCGTCGTCAAGTCGAAACAGCTTGCCGGCTTCGATGCGGTCTACATTCCCGGCTGGGATTGTCACGGCATGCCCATCGAGATATTTGTCGAAAAACAGCATGGCAAGAACCTTCCGCCGGAAAAACTGATGTCGCTTGCGCGCGCGCACGCCGAATCGCAGGTCGAATTGCAAAAGGCCGATTTCATGCGCCTCGGCGTGCTGGGCGATTGGGATCATCCGTACAAAACGATGGACTTCGCCACGGAAGCGGCGGAGATTCGCACGCTCGGCAAACTGTTCGAGCGCGGCTATGTGTATCGCGGTCTGAAGCCGGTGAACTGGTGTTTCGACTGCCAGTCGGCGCTGGCGGAAGCGGAAGTGGAGTACGAGGACAAGACGTCGATCACAATCGATGTGGGCTTTCCGATCGTTGATTCTGAACGCGAGAAACTGGCAAGGGCGTTTGGTCTCGCAAAATTGCCGGACGGCGCGGTGTACGCGGTGATCTGGACGACGACGCCGTGGACGATTCCGGCCAATCAGGCGTTAAACGCGCACCCGGAATTTGAGTACGCGCTTGTCGAAACGTCACGGGGAATTCTGCTGTTGGCCACCGAGCGTGTTAGCGACTGTCTCAAAGCCTATGCGCTCGACGGAAAGATCATTGCGTCCGCGAAGGGGCAATCGCTTGAGCGGATCGAGTTCAAACACCCCTTCTACGATCGCGTCTCGCCGATCTTCCTCGGGGACTATGTCACCCTCGACACCGGCACCGGCATCGTCCATTCATCCCCCGCTTACGGTGTGGACGACTTCAATTCATGCAAACGCTACGGCATGACGAACGACGACATCCTGAATCCGGTCATGGGCGACGGACGATACGTGGCCAGTTTGCCGATCTTTGGCGGCCTGAACATCTGGAAAGCACAGCCGGAAATCGTCAAGGCGATCGAAGCAGCGGGCGCGCTGTTCCAGACGTCGAACATCAAACATTCCTATCCACATTGCTGGCGCCATAAAACGCCGACCGTGTTTCGTGCGACCGCACAATGGTTCATTGGCATGGATCTGAAAGCGCCGGGAGATGACCAGACGTTGCGCGAGATGGCGCTGGCAGCCATCGACGCCACGCATTTCTATCCCGCATGGGGCCAGGCGCGCCTCTACGGCATGATCGCCAACCGGCCCGATTGGTGCATTTCGCGGCAACGAAAATGGGGAACGCCGATTCCATTCTTCCTGCATAAAGAAACCCAGCAGCCACATCCGCGCACCCTCGAATTTCTTGAGGCCGTCGCACAGCGCGTCGAAAAAGAAGGTATTGAAGCCTGGCAGCACATCACGGCCGAAGAACTCTTGGGCAATGATGCAGCCGATTACCACAAGATCAATGACACGCTCGACGTGTGGCTGGATTCGGGTGCCACTTTCAACACGGTGATGGCACTGACCCCAGCACTGGTGAAGCCGTCGACCGACGGCAAACCCGGGCAGGCGGATCTGTATCTGGAAGGCTCCGACCAGCACCGCGGCTGGTTTCATTCATCGCTGCTGGTGTCGTGCGCGATTAATGGCCGCGCGCCGTACGAAAATCTCCTTACGCACGGCTTCACGGTGGATGGACAAGGCAAGAAGATGTCCAAGTCCATGGGCAACGCGGTCGCGCCGCAAAAGATATCGGATACGTTGGGCGCCGAAATTTTGCGTCTTTGGGCCGGGCTCACGGACTATTCGGGAGAACTTTCGATTTCGGATGAAATTCTCAAACGTGTGGTGGAGAGTTATCGACGTATCCGCAATACGCTGCGCTTTCTGCTGGCCAACACGGCAGACTTCGATCTCTCCAAAGATGCATTGCCGGTGGAAGAATGGCTGGAGATCGATCGATACGTTCTCGTGTTGACAGATGAGTTGCAGAAGAAAGTGCTGGCGCATTTCGAGAAGTTTGAATTCCAGCCGGCCATGCAGGCGATCCAGAATTTCTGTTCCGAAGACCTGGGCGGCTTCTACCTCGACATTCTCAAGGATCGGCTGTACACGGCGGGGGCGAAGTCACAACCGCGACGCGCGGCTCAGACTGCGCTGCATCACATTTTGCAAACGCTGACGCGTTTGATCGCGCCGGTATTGTCGTTCACGGCCGAGGAAATCTGGAGCACCTTGAACGCGGGTGCCGATGAAAGTGTGTTTTTGCACGGCTACTACGCGCTTCCTGGCGTGGGAGACGCAGCAGAACTTCAAGCGCGCTGGGCCAGATTGCGTGAAATTCGCGCGATGGCGTTAAAGGGTATCGAAGATCAACGCACCGCAGGCACCATCGGCTCGTCGCTTCAGGGCGAACTGGAATTCTCTGCCCCGGGTGGCGACTACGACTTGCTCGCAAAACTCGAAAACGATTTGCGATTCGTGATGATCACTTCTACCGCATCCGTACAAAAGTCCACTGCGACGGAATCGGTTTCCGTCATCGTTAAACCGAGCACGCAACAGAAATGCGAACGCTGCTGGCACTATCGTTCAGACGTGGGGTCGAATACGGACCATCCCACCATCTGCGGGCGCTGCGTGAGCAATCTGTTTGGTGAAGGCGAGAAGCGATTCTATGCATAG
- a CDS encoding lipoprotein signal peptidase, producing the protein MHSENSKFAWLHWLWLSFVVVVLDQITKYAVTANFQYGESKVIFSWFNLVLAHNTGAAFSFLANASGWQREFFIVLTSVITAVLLWMLRSNAGNRVLSTALALVVGGALGNLYDRVLHGYVVDFVQWHAAGYFWPAFNIADSAICVGATLLILDSLRKPPAATPTHPASKQEGSA; encoded by the coding sequence ATGCATAGCGAAAATTCAAAATTTGCCTGGCTCCACTGGCTGTGGCTCAGCTTTGTCGTGGTTGTGCTCGACCAAATCACCAAGTACGCCGTGACGGCCAACTTCCAGTACGGCGAATCGAAGGTCATCTTTTCCTGGTTCAACCTGGTACTCGCGCATAACACCGGTGCCGCGTTCAGTTTTCTGGCCAACGCATCCGGCTGGCAGCGCGAGTTTTTCATCGTGCTGACGTCAGTCATCACTGCGGTGTTGCTGTGGATGCTACGGAGCAATGCCGGCAATCGCGTTCTGTCGACCGCGTTGGCACTGGTCGTCGGCGGCGCGCTCGGCAATTTGTATGACCGCGTCCTGCACGGCTACGTTGTCGACTTCGTGCAATGGCATGCGGCGGGCTATTTCTGGCCCGCGTTTAACATCGCCGATTCGGCCATTTGTGTCGGTGCAACCTTGCTTATCCTCGACTCGTTGCGCAAACCGCCGGCAGCCACGCCGACGCATCCCGCCTCCAAGCAGGAAGGTTCGGCGTGA